The Leptospira sp. WS39.C2 genome contains a region encoding:
- a CDS encoding gamma carbonic anhydrase family protein, producing MIRSFQGHTPSIHPTAWVAPSADIMGKVSIGEESSIWFQCVLRGDVNTITIGKHVNIQDMTLVHVARDLYPVTIGDYVSIGHHATIHGCVLKDYSFVGMGAMLMDDVEIGEWSFVGAGSLVPPGKKIPPGVLVMGSPAKIIRDITDKDREIITRTANNYTKYKENYRAEGIGGTSLS from the coding sequence ATGATCCGTTCTTTCCAAGGCCATACACCTTCCATCCACCCTACGGCCTGGGTGGCACCTTCTGCTGACATAATGGGCAAAGTTTCAATAGGCGAAGAGTCCTCGATTTGGTTCCAATGTGTGTTACGAGGTGACGTAAATACCATCACCATTGGCAAACATGTGAACATCCAAGACATGACCCTCGTACATGTGGCAAGAGATTTGTATCCTGTCACGATTGGGGATTATGTATCCATCGGCCACCATGCGACCATCCACGGTTGTGTTTTGAAAGACTATAGTTTTGTGGGAATGGGAGCCATGCTCATGGATGATGTGGAAATCGGGGAGTGGTCTTTTGTAGGTGCCGGATCCCTTGTCCCTCCAGGGAAAAAAATCCCACCAGGAGTACTCGTTATGGGTAGTCCCGCCAAAATCATCAGAGACATCACTGACAAGGACCGCGAGATCATCACCCGCACCGCAAACAATTATACGAAGTACAAAGAAAACTACCGAGCGGAAGGGATTGGGGGCACATCCCTTTCTTAA
- a CDS encoding SpoIIE family protein phosphatase, whose translation MTDPQTSLSKFRSLLHISSILNANLDLHQLLPLIMLYSKDLLEAEASSLFLLENDEFLYCEVALGEKGEIIQEYARLELGEGIVGMVAKEKKPIALEDAYKDPRFNPSMDKRTGFKTKSLICVPLFVEERLIGTLEVINKTNARIFNDSDLEYLISLSEVAATAIQNANVKDSLDKRILELSLLYEFEKLSVSEKSLNELGKWMLNRVLEYLGASSGTIYLANNTKQELGILSAKGIPEDAYDQIKVPYGKGVAGWVAEKKESLLIHNLDMDPRYNKLSPFRFESKSLISAPLIYQNELLGVISINNKLSGYAFQHSDLDLLTNIAARLSNTIKNAQLFHQIVDTGKELSRAKNIMQRIMPSVLPETKELKYGVSHIPLEQVGGDFYDVTQIDDSLYSILIADISGHGLSAAVLAAMSHMVLKNFEPEIKQSPSLFLTTLNHMLFGKLAGNFLTAFYGIINLKENSILCANAGHHAPFLIKNSEDRAIPLDVKGKILGLIPDLYYEDKTFSFGSGDRLVLYTDGITEHMSKDHNKRYDDELFQKAISKGKGLSAQECANLLIQEAKDYVGSVEFADDVTILIVDRK comes from the coding sequence ATGACTGATCCCCAAACTAGCCTGAGTAAATTCCGTAGCCTCCTTCATATATCCTCTATTCTCAATGCAAACTTAGATTTGCACCAGTTACTTCCTCTCATCATGTTATATTCCAAAGATTTGTTAGAGGCCGAGGCAAGTTCCTTGTTCCTTTTGGAAAACGATGAATTTTTATATTGCGAAGTGGCCTTAGGAGAAAAGGGAGAGATCATACAAGAGTATGCGCGATTGGAATTAGGCGAAGGTATTGTAGGAATGGTTGCCAAAGAAAAAAAACCAATCGCACTTGAAGATGCATACAAAGACCCACGATTCAATCCAAGTATGGACAAACGGACAGGTTTTAAAACAAAATCACTTATATGTGTCCCATTATTTGTTGAAGAAAGGTTAATTGGGACCTTAGAAGTCATCAACAAAACCAATGCTCGTATTTTCAATGATTCTGATTTAGAGTATTTGATTTCTTTATCAGAGGTGGCAGCAACAGCCATCCAAAATGCAAATGTCAAAGATAGTTTAGACAAAAGAATCTTAGAATTATCCCTGTTATATGAATTCGAAAAACTTTCTGTTTCCGAAAAAAGTTTGAATGAACTTGGGAAATGGATGTTAAACCGAGTATTAGAATATTTAGGTGCATCGTCGGGAACCATATATTTAGCAAACAACACCAAACAAGAATTAGGAATTCTATCTGCGAAAGGAATCCCCGAAGATGCTTACGACCAAATTAAGGTTCCTTATGGCAAAGGTGTTGCTGGTTGGGTTGCGGAAAAAAAGGAAAGTTTACTCATCCATAATCTAGATATGGACCCTCGTTATAATAAACTTTCACCCTTTCGATTTGAATCCAAATCATTGATTTCAGCTCCTCTCATTTACCAAAATGAACTTTTGGGTGTGATCAGTATCAATAATAAACTTTCGGGTTATGCCTTCCAACATTCTGACTTAGACTTACTCACAAACATTGCAGCAAGACTCAGTAACACGATTAAAAATGCTCAACTTTTCCACCAAATTGTGGATACAGGAAAAGAACTGAGCCGTGCTAAAAACATCATGCAGAGAATTATGCCTTCTGTATTACCAGAAACAAAGGAACTCAAATATGGAGTATCTCACATCCCACTGGAACAAGTGGGTGGTGACTTTTATGATGTAACACAAATTGATGATTCTTTATATTCGATTTTAATTGCGGACATCTCAGGGCATGGACTTTCAGCTGCAGTACTTGCTGCAATGTCTCACATGGTCTTAAAAAACTTTGAACCTGAAATCAAACAAAGTCCTTCCTTATTTTTAACCACACTCAATCATATGTTATTTGGAAAATTAGCAGGTAATTTTCTCACTGCTTTTTATGGGATCATCAACCTAAAAGAAAATTCGATCTTATGTGCGAATGCTGGTCACCATGCACCTTTTCTTATCAAAAATTCAGAAGACAGAGCTATTCCTTTGGATGTAAAAGGTAAAATTCTAGGCCTTATCCCTGATTTATATTACGAAGACAAAACCTTTTCCTTTGGTTCTGGCGACCGTTTGGTTTTGTATACAGATGGGATCACAGAACACATGTCAAAAGACCATAACAAACGTTATGACGACGAATTATTCCAAAAAGCGATTTCAAAAGGGAAAGGGTTGTCCGCACAAGAATGTGCGAACCTACTCATCCAAGAAGCAAAGGATTATGTAGGTTCGGTAGAATTTGCTGATGATGTGACGATTCTCATTGTCGATCGAAAATAA
- the nirK gene encoding copper-containing nitrite reductase, producing the protein MNPFKRNRIGISIVILIFFVVFSMCGKETTEEAKLTYAPQVPPHIERDYEAKVIVNMETVEVVGRLADGVEYTFWTFGGSVPGPMIRVREGDTVEFHLKNHPTSKMPHNIDLHAVTGQGGGAAASLTIPGHASKFSFRALNPGLYIYHCATSPVGMHIANGMYGLIFVQPKDDLPKVDKEYYVVQSEFYTKGKNGEPGLQAFSMEKAITEIPDYVVFNGSVGSMVEDRSITAKVGEKVRLYVGNGGPNLVSSFHVIGEIFDFIYAEGGILPNQKNVQTTLIPAGGSAIVDFTVDVPGTLILVDHSIFRTFNKGSLGMLKVEGVANSNIYSGKEEDTVYLPEGPAIQRMVTEVKPKVAAKTKEEILANGERVYKSVCSACHMKEGQGVTGVFPPLAKSDYLNADKQRAIQILKKGLSGPITVNGQKYNNVMPHLELTNEEIASVLSYVYNQWGNKGYMVSEQEAK; encoded by the coding sequence ATGAATCCATTCAAAAGAAATCGAATTGGAATTTCGATCGTGATTTTGATCTTTTTTGTTGTATTTTCTATGTGTGGAAAAGAAACAACCGAAGAAGCAAAACTCACTTATGCTCCTCAAGTGCCTCCACATATTGAGCGAGATTACGAAGCAAAAGTAATCGTCAATATGGAAACTGTGGAAGTTGTGGGAAGGCTTGCGGATGGGGTAGAATACACGTTTTGGACTTTCGGAGGTTCTGTTCCAGGTCCAATGATCCGAGTGAGGGAAGGAGATACTGTTGAATTCCATTTAAAAAATCATCCAACAAGTAAAATGCCACATAACATTGATTTGCATGCTGTAACAGGTCAAGGTGGTGGAGCAGCTGCTTCTCTCACAATTCCTGGCCATGCTTCAAAATTTTCCTTCAGGGCATTAAATCCAGGCCTTTATATTTATCACTGCGCAACATCTCCAGTGGGAATGCATATCGCTAATGGAATGTATGGTCTCATATTTGTACAACCAAAAGATGACCTTCCAAAAGTAGATAAAGAATACTATGTAGTTCAAAGTGAATTTTATACCAAAGGGAAAAATGGAGAACCTGGGTTACAAGCATTTAGCATGGAAAAGGCGATTACTGAAATTCCAGATTATGTTGTATTTAATGGATCAGTTGGTTCAATGGTGGAAGATCGCTCTATCACAGCAAAAGTAGGTGAGAAAGTAAGACTTTATGTTGGTAATGGTGGTCCTAACCTTGTTTCTTCTTTTCACGTGATTGGTGAAATTTTCGATTTTATATATGCTGAAGGTGGTATTTTACCAAACCAAAAAAATGTTCAGACAACTCTCATCCCTGCAGGTGGTTCTGCGATTGTTGATTTTACAGTTGATGTGCCAGGAACTTTGATCTTAGTGGACCATTCCATATTTAGAACATTTAATAAAGGTTCACTTGGTATGTTAAAAGTAGAAGGGGTAGCTAATTCAAATATTTATTCTGGCAAAGAAGAAGACACAGTGTATTTACCAGAAGGCCCCGCGATACAACGTATGGTCACTGAGGTGAAACCAAAAGTTGCAGCTAAAACAAAAGAAGAAATATTGGCAAATGGAGAACGTGTATATAAATCTGTATGTTCTGCTTGTCACATGAAAGAAGGGCAGGGTGTCACAGGAGTATTCCCTCCACTTGCTAAATCAGATTACTTAAATGCTGATAAACAAAGAGCCATCCAAATATTAAAAAAAGGATTGAGTGGACCAATTACAGTTAATGGTCAAAAATACAATAACGTTATGCCTCATTTAGAGCTTACCAATGAGGAAATCGCAAGTGTATTAAGTTATGTTTATAACCAATGGGGAAACAAAGGTTATATGGTCTCTGAACAGGAAGCAAAGTAA
- a CDS encoding SCO family protein, whose protein sequence is MIKNFRNYFLLLFVLFSVTTSLFSEMVKIPSGKWKPFLISMFYASCVSICPRLVADLEVVAKKIESETGIVPKVILVSFDSEKDTPEVLKEYKKKMGLGENWSLLTGKDEDIRMLSVVLGINYKKMASGEYNHSAVFSLFDKDGMNVSRIEGIGANAEQLIQMFGNIK, encoded by the coding sequence ATGATAAAGAACTTTAGGAATTACTTTTTGTTATTATTCGTTTTGTTTTCTGTCACTACATCCCTCTTCTCAGAAATGGTCAAAATTCCTTCTGGGAAATGGAAACCATTTTTGATTAGTATGTTTTATGCGTCATGCGTTTCGATTTGCCCAAGATTGGTTGCTGATTTGGAAGTAGTGGCAAAAAAAATTGAATCTGAAACTGGTATAGTTCCAAAAGTAATCTTAGTGAGTTTTGATTCCGAAAAAGATACACCTGAAGTTTTGAAAGAATATAAGAAAAAAATGGGTCTGGGAGAAAACTGGTCTCTACTTACTGGAAAGGATGAGGACATTCGAATGTTATCAGTTGTTCTTGGTATCAATTATAAAAAAATGGCGAGCGGAGAATACAACCACTCAGCTGTTTTCAGCTTGTTTGACAAAGATGGAATGAATGTATCTAGGATCGAAGGGATTGGAGCAAATGCAGAGCAGTTAATCCAGATGTTTGGTAATATCAAATGA